A single genomic interval of Flavihumibacter rivuli harbors:
- a CDS encoding fumarylacetoacetate hydrolase family protein, translating to MKLVSYLKEGHDQLAVFVDGYLYDMEVLHPDLPNNMNMFLQYWEDSFPVAQVGERMIKEGRISKDKGFPMDQAYVLAPVPFPTSCRDGYAFRQHVASARRNRGVPMIPEFDQYPIFYFTNHTSIQGPGDIICMPDHFEKLDFELEAAIVISKAGRNIPAEEADEYIAGLMIMNDMSARRLQMEEMLLNLGPAKGKDFSTVIGPWLVTLDELEEYEIPAKEGHTGKNWNLRMQCWVNGVQVSDGNVGDMDWTFAEIVERCSYGVTIHPGDVIGSGTVGTGCFLELNGTGKLNDPNYQEQWLQDGDTVEMEITGLGRLKNTIVAEPTDFSILARKKTAQ from the coding sequence ATGAAACTCGTTTCTTACCTGAAGGAAGGGCATGACCAACTGGCCGTTTTCGTGGATGGTTACCTGTATGATATGGAAGTGCTGCACCCCGACCTTCCCAACAATATGAATATGTTCCTGCAATATTGGGAGGATTCTTTCCCGGTGGCGCAGGTTGGTGAACGCATGATCAAAGAAGGCAGGATCAGCAAGGATAAAGGATTCCCGATGGACCAGGCCTATGTGCTGGCACCGGTTCCCTTCCCTACCTCCTGCCGTGATGGCTATGCCTTCCGCCAGCACGTGGCTTCGGCCCGCAGGAACAGGGGAGTACCCATGATCCCGGAGTTCGACCAATACCCCATCTTCTATTTCACCAACCATACTTCCATCCAGGGTCCCGGCGATATCATCTGCATGCCGGACCATTTTGAAAAACTCGATTTTGAACTGGAAGCTGCCATCGTGATCAGCAAGGCAGGAAGGAATATCCCGGCAGAAGAGGCGGATGAATATATTGCCGGACTCATGATCATGAATGACATGAGTGCCCGCAGGCTCCAGATGGAAGAGATGTTGCTGAACCTCGGACCTGCGAAGGGCAAGGATTTCTCCACTGTGATCGGGCCCTGGCTGGTGACATTGGATGAACTGGAAGAATATGAGATCCCCGCGAAGGAGGGACATACCGGTAAGAACTGGAACCTGCGCATGCAGTGCTGGGTGAACGGCGTCCAGGTGAGTGATGGCAATGTGGGGGACATGGACTGGACATTTGCCGAGATCGTTGAACGCTGCTCCTATGGCGTAACCATCCACCCCGGTGATGTGATCGGTAGCGGAACAGTAGGAACAGGATGTTTCCTGGAACTCAATGGAACCGGTAAGCTAAACGACCCTAACTACCAGGAACAATGGCTGCAGGATGGTGATACAGTGGAAATGGAGATCACCGGCCTGGGAAGGCTGAAGAATACCATTGTAGCAGAACCTACCGACTTCTCCATTCTCGCCAGGAAAAAAACAGCCCAATAA
- a CDS encoding glycosyltransferase family protein produces the protein MKIFYAVQATGNGHISRAGQLLPYLRRFGKVDVFLSGSNSQLNSDLPVKYRSKGLSLFYNRAGGLRYGKIASQLNLPKLYKEIRELPVEAYDVVINDFEAITSLACAVKNVPSVGFGHQASFQSSRVPRPARKEWIGEGLLKHYARSSQYVGLHFQPYDDFIFTPVIKKEILMAKPQNKGHITVYLSAYSDDVVLKELSKLKAFRFQVFSKERKQVETIGNVCFIPINQRLFNESIINSYGVVTGAGFETPAEVLQLGKKLMAIPIKGQYEQYCNAAALEPMGVKVLASMDGQFADHFFEWINREKPNMINYPNIIPEALTYLFDNYPSKGVPLDLLYSELMIA, from the coding sequence ATGAAAATATTCTATGCGGTACAGGCTACAGGAAATGGACATATCAGCAGGGCAGGACAACTCTTGCCTTACCTGAGGCGGTTTGGGAAAGTGGATGTGTTCCTCAGTGGGTCTAACAGCCAGTTGAACAGTGACCTGCCGGTAAAGTACCGCAGTAAGGGCCTTAGCCTTTTCTACAACAGGGCTGGCGGACTGCGGTATGGCAAGATCGCATCGCAGCTGAACCTTCCCAAATTGTATAAGGAGATCCGGGAGTTGCCGGTGGAAGCCTATGATGTGGTCATCAATGATTTTGAAGCGATCACCTCCCTCGCCTGTGCGGTAAAGAATGTGCCTTCGGTTGGTTTCGGCCACCAGGCTTCCTTTCAATCATCACGGGTACCCCGGCCTGCCAGGAAGGAATGGATCGGAGAAGGCCTGCTGAAGCATTACGCCAGGTCAAGCCAGTATGTGGGCCTGCATTTCCAGCCCTATGACGATTTCATCTTTACCCCGGTAATCAAAAAGGAAATATTAATGGCCAAGCCACAGAACAAGGGACATATCACGGTTTACCTTTCTGCTTATAGTGATGATGTTGTCCTGAAAGAACTTTCCAAACTGAAGGCTTTCCGTTTCCAGGTTTTTTCGAAGGAAAGAAAGCAGGTGGAAACCATTGGTAATGTATGCTTCATACCCATCAACCAAAGGCTTTTCAATGAAAGTATCATCAACAGTTACGGGGTGGTCACGGGTGCTGGTTTTGAAACCCCTGCTGAAGTACTGCAGCTTGGAAAGAAACTCATGGCCATCCCGATCAAAGGTCAATATGAACAGTATTGTAATGCCGCGGCCCTGGAGCCAATGGGGGTAAAGGTCCTGGCTTCAATGGACGGCCAGTTTGCAGATCACTTCTTTGAATGGATCAATAGGGAGAAGCCCAACATGATCAATTACCCAAACATCATCCCGGAAGCGCTGACCTATCTTTTTGATAATTATCCATCCAAAGGCGTTCCCCTTGATTTGCTTTACTCGGAACTGATGATCGCCTAG
- a CDS encoding serine hydrolase, translating into MKSRTVLVFLFSLSAFIGGRAQPVDTVKLEQLLRAHASPFLKQVLDHPEVYHYQLIYTQIDRDRKNRPVLRNYSFRLDTCDYFNPASMAKLPTAIMALEKLNTLRPKGIGLDTPMLTDSAYGGQTRVEKDTSAANGWPTVGHYVKKIFLVSDNDAYNRLYEFVGQEMLNTRLREMGYSGSRITRRFVTMTEDQNRHTNPIRFTGEDGRLLYEQPAAFNRQAFDFSKRILVGKAHYNRNDSLLNQPMDFTTHNCLPLPDLQRMMQAVIFPNSVPGNQRFQLDENDRKFLLKYMSKLPSESRFPNYDTSAFFDSYTKFFFFKDGRRKLPPSIRSFNKTGWSYGYLIDVCYIVDFAHKVEYMLSGVIYVNSDEVLNDDKYEYESIGYPFFREVGEIIHAHELQRKRKRQPDLSSFQFNYAD; encoded by the coding sequence ATGAAGTCCAGGACAGTATTGGTTTTCCTCTTTAGCCTTTCCGCCTTTATTGGTGGCAGGGCACAGCCAGTGGATACGGTAAAACTGGAGCAGTTGCTGAGGGCCCATGCCTCACCCTTTCTGAAGCAGGTCCTCGACCATCCTGAGGTCTATCATTACCAGCTGATCTATACCCAGATCGACCGCGACCGGAAGAACAGGCCGGTCTTGAGGAACTATTCCTTCCGGTTAGATACATGCGATTATTTCAACCCCGCTTCCATGGCCAAATTGCCAACGGCGATTATGGCACTGGAGAAACTGAATACCCTGAGGCCTAAAGGCATTGGCCTGGATACCCCTATGCTGACCGACAGCGCATATGGTGGACAGACAAGGGTGGAAAAGGATACCAGCGCCGCCAATGGATGGCCAACTGTTGGGCATTATGTGAAGAAGATCTTCCTGGTAAGCGATAACGACGCTTACAATCGTTTATACGAGTTTGTTGGGCAGGAAATGCTCAATACCCGGTTGCGGGAAATGGGGTATAGTGGTTCGCGTATCACCAGGCGATTCGTTACCATGACGGAGGACCAGAACCGCCATACCAACCCGATCCGGTTTACGGGGGAAGATGGAAGACTGTTGTATGAACAGCCTGCAGCCTTTAACCGGCAGGCTTTTGATTTCAGCAAGCGGATACTCGTAGGTAAGGCCCATTACAACCGGAATGATTCCCTGCTCAACCAGCCGATGGATTTCACCACCCATAATTGCCTTCCCCTGCCTGATCTGCAGCGGATGATGCAGGCGGTGATCTTCCCGAATTCGGTACCGGGTAACCAGCGTTTCCAATTGGATGAGAACGACAGGAAATTCTTACTGAAGTATATGTCGAAGCTCCCTTCCGAAAGCCGCTTCCCCAATTATGATACCAGTGCCTTTTTCGATAGTTATACCAAGTTCTTCTTTTTTAAAGATGGGCGAAGGAAGCTTCCCCCTTCCATCAGGAGCTTCAATAAGACCGGCTGGTCCTATGGTTACCTGATCGATGTTTGTTATATAGTTGACTTTGCCCATAAAGTGGAGTACATGCTGAGTGGCGTGATCTATGTGAATAGCGATGAGGTGTTGAATGATGATAAGTATGAGTACGAAAGTATCGGTTATCCTTTCTTCAGGGAGGTAGGGGAGATCATCCATGCGCATGAATTGCAGCGGAAACGCAAACGCCAGCCAGACCTGTCTTCCTTTCAATTCAATTATGCAGATTGA
- a CDS encoding sterol desaturase family protein, producing the protein MKFEKIHNKGQAQLFKNQYLEMLTKTHPLVIWGMYLPVIIGLPYYAATRFDASGMKVAGLFIFGMFFWTFFEYIMHRWVFHMIAESPRAQKVVYVMHGNHHHYPRDKERLFMPPVPSLILASIIFSIQYLILGRNAFIFFPGFMLGYLLYGSMHYAIHAWNPPFKWMKPLWRNHHLHHYKNEHQGFGVSTTIWDRVFGTMFDLTKEKEDKEKVKELMFK; encoded by the coding sequence ATGAAGTTTGAGAAAATTCATAATAAAGGCCAGGCCCAACTTTTCAAGAACCAGTATCTCGAAATGCTGACCAAGACACATCCCCTGGTGATCTGGGGTATGTACCTGCCGGTGATCATTGGCTTGCCTTATTATGCTGCAACCCGCTTTGATGCATCTGGTATGAAAGTGGCAGGACTTTTTATTTTCGGGATGTTCTTCTGGACCTTTTTTGAATACATCATGCACCGCTGGGTATTCCATATGATTGCTGAAAGTCCGCGTGCCCAGAAGGTCGTTTATGTGATGCATGGCAACCACCACCATTACCCTAGGGATAAGGAGCGCCTGTTCATGCCTCCTGTACCGAGCCTGATCCTTGCCTCCATCATCTTCTCCATACAATACCTCATCCTGGGCAGGAACGCATTCATTTTCTTCCCCGGATTCATGTTAGGATACCTGTTGTATGGTTCCATGCACTACGCCATCCATGCCTGGAACCCTCCATTCAAATGGATGAAGCCCTTGTGGAGAAACCATCACCTGCACCACTACAAGAACGAACACCAGGGATTTGGGGTGAGCACCACCATCTGGGATCGTGTTTTTGGTACCATGTTCGACCTTACCAAGGAAAAAGAAGATAAAGAGAAGGTGAAGGAACTGATGTTCAAGTAA
- a CDS encoding flavin reductase family protein has product MIIDLSTLTSPQRQNWLQHAVAPRPICFASSVDKDGNINLSPFSFFNMFSSTPPIVVFSPARRVRDNSTKHTLDNVLEVPEVVISIVDESMVQQMSLSSCEFPKEVNEFYKSGFTMEKASMVQPPMVKESKVKMECKVIEVKPLGTEGGAGNLVICEVLRMHVDDSILNAEGTMIDQRKLHHVARLGGDWYCRVDEHSLFQVEKPSVKLGIGVDALPAHIRNSRILTGNNLGQLGNVHDFPAVDPTYHDDRLKQIFQYYSINPEEMEKELHTYAKELLDQGKVTEGWQVLLALN; this is encoded by the coding sequence ATGATCATAGACCTGTCCACCTTAACATCACCGCAAAGACAGAACTGGTTGCAGCACGCAGTCGCCCCAAGGCCGATCTGCTTTGCCTCTAGCGTTGACAAGGACGGAAACATCAACCTTAGCCCCTTCTCCTTTTTCAATATGTTCTCTTCCACCCCGCCTATTGTGGTCTTCTCTCCTGCAAGAAGGGTTAGGGACAATTCCACCAAGCACACGCTGGACAATGTATTGGAGGTTCCGGAAGTGGTGATCAGCATTGTGGACGAAAGCATGGTCCAACAGATGAGCCTTTCCAGTTGCGAATTTCCGAAGGAGGTGAATGAGTTTTATAAATCAGGGTTCACCATGGAAAAGGCCAGCATGGTGCAACCCCCGATGGTGAAAGAGAGCAAGGTGAAAATGGAATGTAAGGTTATTGAAGTAAAACCCCTGGGTACTGAAGGCGGCGCGGGCAACCTGGTGATCTGTGAAGTATTGCGCATGCACGTTGACGATAGTATCCTCAATGCAGAGGGCACCATGATCGACCAGAGGAAGCTGCATCATGTCGCCAGGCTGGGAGGGGATTGGTACTGCAGGGTGGATGAACACAGTTTGTTCCAGGTAGAAAAACCCAGTGTGAAGCTGGGGATCGGTGTAGATGCCCTTCCTGCACATATCCGCAACAGCCGCATCCTGACCGGGAATAACCTTGGCCAACTGGGCAACGTACATGATTTTCCTGCAGTTGATCCTACTTACCACGATGATCGCCTGAAGCAGATCTTCCAGTATTATTCCATTAACCCGGAAGAGATGGAGAAAGAACTGCATACCTATGCGAAGGAATTGCTGGACCAGGGCAAGGTGACAGAAGGCTGGCAGGTCTTACTGGCCCTTAATTGA
- the fabG gene encoding 3-oxoacyl-[acyl-carrier-protein] reductase: protein MKLLENKVVIVTGAARGIGEGIALKLAEQGANIAFTYVSEGSAPKAQALEEKLAAFGVKAKAYRSNAGVFEECEAFVNDVVKEFGTVDVCVNNAGISKDNLLLRMSPEQWDEVMITNLKSVFNMTKQVIRPMMKARKGSIINMSSIIGVRGNAGQSSYAASKAGIIGFTKSMAHELGSRNIRCNAIAPGFIETDMTHYLKEGAAAEEFLKKIPLGRFGTTEEIANTTLFLASDMSSYVTGQVISACGGLNI, encoded by the coding sequence ATGAAATTACTGGAAAACAAAGTAGTTATTGTTACCGGTGCCGCCCGTGGCATCGGCGAAGGCATTGCCCTTAAACTTGCAGAACAGGGTGCCAACATTGCTTTTACCTATGTTAGTGAGGGAAGCGCTCCCAAGGCCCAGGCACTGGAAGAAAAACTTGCCGCCTTTGGGGTAAAGGCCAAGGCCTATCGCAGTAATGCCGGCGTATTCGAGGAATGCGAAGCCTTCGTGAATGATGTGGTGAAGGAATTCGGTACAGTTGATGTTTGTGTGAACAATGCGGGTATTTCCAAGGACAACCTGCTCCTCCGTATGAGCCCCGAGCAATGGGATGAAGTGATGATCACCAACCTGAAAAGTGTCTTCAACATGACCAAGCAGGTGATCCGCCCGATGATGAAGGCCCGCAAGGGAAGCATCATCAACATGAGCTCCATCATTGGGGTGCGTGGTAATGCCGGTCAGAGCAGTTATGCCGCTTCCAAGGCCGGTATCATTGGTTTCACCAAATCCATGGCCCATGAACTGGGAAGCCGCAATATCCGCTGCAACGCCATTGCACCGGGATTCATCGAAACGGATATGACCCACTACCTGAAAGAAGGAGCCGCCGCAGAAGAGTTCCTGAAAAAGATCCCCCTGGGCCGTTTTGGAACCACCGAGGAGATCGCGAACACTACCCTTTTCCTTGCCAGTGACATGAGTTCTTATGTTACCGGACAGGTGATCAGTGCTTGTGGCGGATTGAACATCTGA
- a CDS encoding GH3 auxin-responsive promoter family protein: MKIISPAISRLARLRLWQIDEWVNNPVAAQREVLQELVTSAQYTEFGRQYGFNKLFNVRSFKQTVPVHEYNDIKPYIDRMMAGEDNILWNTPVRWFAKSSGTTSDKSKFIPVSEESLEENHYQGAKDVLTLYYRYNPDSELLTGKGLVIGGSHQVSKASEEISFGDLSAVLLQNSPFWGHWIRTPELSIALMDEWENKIEQLALSTIPENVTSISGVPTWTMVLMKRILEMTGKSSISEIWPQLELYIHGGVSFVPYREQFSQLIGKDINYLEMYNASEGFFAAQDSPEADGMLLFTRHGIFYEFMPLEEYGKRFPQTVGLNKVELGKQYALVISTTGGLWRYIIGDTVQFTSLSPYRIKVSGRLKHYINAFGEEVIVDNADKALAAACEKTGSSVNDYTAAPVYFSQQSNGAHEWLVEFDTPPADINQFTYELDNALKNINSDYEAKRHKDIALRMPKLHAAKKGLFQEWLRRKGKLGGQHKVPRLSNDRKYMDELLELNEQLP; the protein is encoded by the coding sequence ATGAAGATCATCTCGCCTGCCATATCACGATTAGCCAGGCTCAGGCTCTGGCAAATCGATGAATGGGTCAACAACCCGGTAGCAGCCCAAAGGGAAGTGCTGCAGGAATTGGTGACTTCCGCCCAATACACTGAATTTGGCAGGCAATACGGCTTCAACAAACTCTTCAACGTCCGCAGTTTCAAGCAAACCGTTCCGGTACACGAATACAACGACATCAAACCCTATATCGACAGGATGATGGCGGGAGAAGATAATATCCTCTGGAACACGCCTGTACGCTGGTTTGCCAAGAGCAGCGGGACCACCAGTGATAAAAGCAAGTTCATACCGGTTAGCGAGGAAAGCCTGGAAGAGAACCATTACCAGGGCGCCAAGGATGTCCTCACCTTGTATTACCGCTATAATCCGGACTCGGAGCTCCTGACCGGTAAGGGGCTGGTGATCGGCGGCAGCCACCAGGTGAGCAAGGCCAGTGAAGAGATCAGCTTTGGCGACCTTAGCGCCGTTCTCCTCCAAAACTCGCCTTTCTGGGGTCATTGGATCAGGACACCCGAATTATCCATTGCCCTGATGGATGAATGGGAGAACAAGATCGAACAACTCGCCCTCTCCACCATACCGGAAAATGTAACCTCAATATCAGGTGTGCCCACCTGGACCATGGTATTGATGAAGCGGATACTGGAAATGACGGGGAAATCCAGCATCAGTGAAATATGGCCACAACTGGAACTGTATATCCATGGCGGGGTTTCGTTTGTCCCTTACAGGGAGCAGTTCAGCCAATTGATCGGCAAGGACATCAATTACCTGGAGATGTACAATGCCAGCGAAGGTTTCTTTGCTGCACAGGATAGCCCGGAAGCAGATGGCATGCTGCTTTTCACACGGCATGGCATATTCTATGAGTTCATGCCACTGGAAGAATATGGCAAGCGCTTCCCCCAGACCGTTGGCCTGAACAAGGTAGAACTCGGCAAGCAGTATGCGCTGGTCATCAGTACTACAGGAGGCTTATGGCGCTATATCATTGGCGACACGGTCCAGTTCACATCGCTTAGTCCCTACCGCATCAAGGTCAGCGGCAGGTTAAAACATTATATCAATGCCTTTGGGGAAGAGGTGATCGTTGATAATGCAGACAAGGCTCTTGCGGCGGCCTGTGAGAAAACCGGAAGCAGTGTCAATGATTACACCGCAGCGCCTGTGTATTTCAGTCAGCAAAGCAATGGCGCACATGAATGGCTGGTGGAGTTCGATACCCCTCCTGCAGACATCAACCAGTTCACCTATGAACTGGATAACGCCCTAAAGAATATCAACAGTGACTACGAAGCCAAAAGGCATAAGGACATTGCACTTCGCATGCCTAAACTACATGCAGCAAAAAAAGGCCTGTTCCAGGAATGGCTGCGAAGGAAAGGCAAGCTGGGTGGGCAACACAAAGTACCCAGGCTAAGCAATGACCGCAAATACATGGATGAATTGCTGGAGCTCAACGAGCAGTTGCCCTGA
- a CDS encoding DUF6268 family outer membrane beta-barrel protein — translation MAGCCPIITKAQPYIDLLNVRYTNSPAHTGLINQDEPDLKLNHFFGNINLPIPLKLDRSDVLVISPYFEQWDVGVEKEKTTVQGFGLPVGIQKKLNEKWGMTALLFYRYNRQTPIKDDPDISDQWGGVLIANLRRNPSLVFRFGVYYNKEFFGHFVVPLLGLDWKLNDRNNIFGTLPGAITWERKVTGKFYYGMNFRAITNSYRLRLEDPCASGDCSQRAYLRIDENQVGFYADVYLTKKLVLNGEIGHSVLRKLRYGITADKGDTRQTLSQQDNFYFRISTAYRLRLR, via the coding sequence TTGGCAGGATGTTGTCCCATCATAACAAAAGCACAACCTTACATCGACCTGCTCAATGTGCGGTATACGAATAGTCCTGCCCATACAGGATTGATCAACCAGGACGAGCCGGACCTCAAGCTGAATCACTTCTTCGGCAACATCAACCTCCCTATTCCCCTAAAGCTGGATCGTTCAGATGTATTGGTCATCAGCCCCTACTTCGAGCAATGGGATGTTGGGGTAGAAAAAGAAAAAACAACGGTACAGGGCTTTGGGCTGCCGGTTGGCATCCAGAAAAAGCTGAATGAAAAATGGGGCATGACAGCCTTGTTGTTCTATCGCTACAACAGGCAAACCCCTATTAAGGATGACCCCGATATCAGTGACCAATGGGGAGGCGTATTGATCGCGAACCTCAGGCGAAACCCTTCTCTTGTCTTTCGCTTTGGCGTGTATTACAACAAAGAGTTCTTTGGGCATTTTGTGGTACCACTCCTTGGCCTCGACTGGAAACTGAATGATCGCAATAATATTTTTGGGACACTGCCCGGTGCCATCACCTGGGAGAGAAAAGTCACAGGAAAATTCTATTATGGTATGAACTTCCGCGCCATTACCAACTCCTACCGACTGAGGCTGGAAGACCCCTGTGCAAGTGGAGATTGCAGCCAGCGGGCCTACCTGAGGATCGATGAGAACCAGGTCGGTTTCTATGCAGATGTCTACCTAACCAAAAAACTGGTACTGAACGGTGAGATCGGGCATTCCGTCCTGAGGAAACTGAGGTATGGCATCACCGCAGACAAGGGCGATACCAGGCAAACCCTTTCCCAACAAGACAATTTCTATTTCCGCATCAGTACAGCCTACCGCCTGAGGTTACGCTAG
- a CDS encoding UDP-2,3-diacylglucosamine diphosphatase: MEKRLIDVAVLSDLHLGTYGCKAKEVLQYLRGIQPQMLVLNGDIIDGWQFSKHYFPAAHMAVLKEVLNMMANGTRVIYITGNHDEILRKYCDIQLGNFQLTDKMVIEINNKMTWIFHGDVFDNTTKGAAKFWAKMGSSGYGFLILLNRCINALLKLTGRDRVSLSKRVMAGVNRAVTRINDFEMTAAEIAIERQYDYVICGHIHQPQKRWVETGKGRVMYLNSGDWVEHMTALEYYKNDWHIYQYDEKQYSTVREENEHPALTVVTDQVNFYVKSLAI; the protein is encoded by the coding sequence ATGGAAAAACGCCTGATCGACGTTGCCGTGCTTTCGGACCTCCACCTTGGTACCTACGGTTGTAAGGCAAAGGAAGTGCTTCAGTATTTGAGGGGGATCCAGCCCCAGATGCTGGTGTTGAACGGCGATATCATCGATGGCTGGCAGTTCAGCAAGCATTATTTCCCGGCTGCTCACATGGCGGTGCTCAAAGAGGTGCTCAATATGATGGCCAATGGCACCAGGGTGATCTATATCACCGGTAACCATGACGAGATCCTGAGAAAATATTGTGATATCCAATTGGGGAATTTCCAGTTGACCGACAAGATGGTCATTGAGATCAACAATAAGATGACCTGGATCTTTCATGGCGATGTGTTCGATAATACCACAAAAGGCGCAGCGAAGTTCTGGGCTAAAATGGGGAGCAGTGGGTATGGTTTCCTGATCCTGCTGAACAGGTGTATCAATGCTTTGCTCAAACTCACAGGAAGGGACAGGGTTTCCCTATCGAAGCGGGTGATGGCTGGTGTGAACAGGGCAGTAACCCGGATCAACGATTTCGAGATGACGGCGGCCGAGATAGCGATCGAAAGGCAATATGATTATGTGATCTGCGGCCATATCCACCAGCCCCAGAAAAGATGGGTGGAAACCGGGAAGGGTAGGGTCATGTACCTCAATTCCGGGGATTGGGTGGAACACATGACCGCATTGGAGTACTATAAGAACGACTGGCATATCTATCAATACGATGAAAAGCAGTATTCAACGGTAAGAGAGGAGAATGAACATCCGGCGCTTACTGTAGTGACGGACCAGGTGAACTTCTATGTGAAATCATTGGCGATCTAA
- a CDS encoding glycoside hydrolase family 9 protein has translation MKYIIYFALFLLMGNSPQAQNTPQQWIRINQLGYLPKGIKIAVWGAKENASLNGFELVDAASGKVVFKGPAGKAFGAYGPFLQTYRLNFSSFTGTGNYKLRAGKAESPVFRIDGNVYTGTADFCLRYMRQQRSGFNPFLKDSCHNYDGYTMYGPMPDSSHIDVSGGWHDASDYLQYVTTSANATYHLLMAYRDFPTVFGDGHQANGLAGSNGIPDIADEAKWGLQWLRKMHPNKDWMFNQLADDRDHISMRIPGLDSQYGKGYERPVYFVTGSPQGLGKYKNRSTGKASTAAKFASAFALGAMVFDPLDEAFALDLASGASTAMAIARSAPGVCQTAPNRAPYFYEEDNWVDDMELGYSAVASYMMYYAGKLSGGMADQRRIGKPFLDSAAFYARKETITPWLGKDMARHYQWYPFINLGHRELALADPNGLGKELMGYYKQGIESVWQKASQNAFYRGIPFIWCSNNLTTSFAIQCSWYASQSGDQGYAELAQANIDWLFGCNPWGTSMVYGLPYNGDTPVDPHSAFTHLKQYPIDGGLVDGPVYTSIFKGLIGLTLYEADEYAPFQSDLAVYHDDYGDYSTNEPTMDGTASLVYLMALMEAQALRQSAK, from the coding sequence ATGAAGTACATCATTTATTTCGCGCTCTTCCTGTTGATGGGGAATTCCCCTCAGGCCCAAAACACCCCGCAGCAATGGATCAGGATCAACCAGCTGGGTTACTTACCCAAAGGGATCAAAATTGCTGTTTGGGGAGCTAAGGAGAATGCTTCACTCAACGGATTTGAACTGGTGGATGCTGCCAGTGGGAAAGTGGTGTTCAAAGGACCGGCAGGCAAGGCCTTCGGAGCCTATGGCCCCTTCCTCCAAACCTACCGGCTTAATTTCAGCAGCTTCACTGGTACCGGTAATTACAAGCTTAGGGCAGGCAAGGCGGAATCACCGGTATTCAGGATAGATGGCAATGTATATACAGGTACCGCAGATTTCTGCCTGCGCTACATGCGCCAGCAAAGAAGCGGATTCAATCCTTTCCTGAAAGATTCCTGTCATAACTATGATGGTTACACGATGTATGGCCCCATGCCCGACAGCTCCCATATTGATGTGTCAGGGGGCTGGCATGATGCCAGTGACTACCTGCAATACGTGACCACCTCGGCCAATGCGACCTATCACCTGTTGATGGCCTACCGCGACTTCCCGACTGTTTTTGGGGATGGCCACCAGGCCAATGGACTGGCAGGTAGTAACGGGATACCGGACATCGCCGATGAAGCCAAATGGGGACTGCAGTGGCTGCGCAAGATGCATCCCAATAAGGATTGGATGTTCAACCAGCTGGCGGATGACCGGGACCATATCAGCATGCGGATTCCCGGATTGGACAGTCAATATGGTAAAGGATATGAGCGCCCTGTTTATTTTGTAACCGGGAGTCCCCAGGGGCTTGGGAAGTACAAGAACCGCAGTACCGGAAAAGCTTCCACTGCGGCTAAGTTTGCCAGTGCTTTTGCCCTGGGGGCCATGGTCTTTGACCCATTGGATGAGGCTTTTGCCCTTGACCTGGCATCGGGTGCTTCCACCGCAATGGCCATAGCCCGCAGTGCACCCGGCGTTTGCCAGACCGCCCCCAATAGGGCGCCCTATTTTTATGAAGAAGATAACTGGGTAGATGATATGGAGTTGGGCTATTCCGCAGTGGCCAGTTACATGATGTATTATGCCGGGAAATTGAGTGGTGGAATGGCTGACCAGCGCAGGATCGGCAAACCTTTCCTTGACTCTGCTGCTTTTTATGCCCGGAAGGAAACGATTACCCCCTGGCTGGGAAAGGATATGGCCAGGCATTACCAGTGGTACCCATTCATTAACCTCGGTCATCGTGAACTGGCCCTGGCAGACCCCAATGGATTAGGGAAGGAATTGATGGGCTATTATAAGCAGGGAATCGAATCGGTTTGGCAAAAGGCCAGCCAGAACGCATTCTACCGTGGGATACCCTTTATATGGTGCAGCAATAACCTGACCACCAGTTTCGCCATCCAGTGCAGTTGGTATGCTTCCCAGAGCGGTGACCAGGGCTATGCTGAATTGGCACAGGCCAATATCGATTGGTTGTTTGGATGCAATCCCTGGGGTACCAGTATGGTCTATGGCCTTCCTTACAACGGTGATACGCCCGTTGACCCGCACTCTGCCTTCACCCACCTGAAGCAATACCCGATCGACGGTGGATTGGTGGATGGGCCTGTCTATACCAGTATTTTCAAGGGACTGATCGGGCTTACCCTTTATGAGGCGGATGAATATGCCCCCTTCCAGAGTGATCTGGCGGTATATCATGATGATTACGGCGATTATAGCACCAATGAGCCTACCATGGATGGAACAGCATCATTGGTCTACCTGATGGCCCTGATGGAAGCACAGGCGCTCCGGCAGTCTGCAAAGTGA